The following are encoded in a window of Corvus moneduloides isolate bCorMon1 chromosome 26, bCorMon1.pri, whole genome shotgun sequence genomic DNA:
- the LOC116435415 gene encoding uncharacterized protein LOC116435415 isoform X4 codes for MRRFGKGLLPFPTKIRMELLREGGNIPGSGISMGWARIYGRSLRSRFLPSGMGFQAVPSGARAGRKEGREGGREEIPVGSVGTRNTPGFGIWRSGKVGSGIIVWESLSLSFSQLSLVLSVDQWSEPGLVGWAWIPEDLQFLEFWSDPKLPKILGVWGRSHPNLIPRFRGCGSSGIKDSYGILPWTWRSQRCSRSFFPRKRVGSGCWRINPILIPLKPRKNSRCFPAGTEDYPALPGKGSPVLSRFSSGRKSTIGEGKWDFPSFPWDPAPGRDIPYPLGQHPEFFHRDLESQDTGNAWNSQVEEGKSRWDFGKEFPEELWLPVDPWNYPWNYPWNYPWDNGKWPCPRNGTGFKDPSNPNHSMFPCLGFSLFFQQNIPEKNSADFREQVELSRLSPARLQDNIPQIFARGNEEVPKEPENLREEQSKRTWNGDSAPPVAMAIISGWFGIAGSLSRAGMGEILLDAGHILRFRAGFRAGFRAGFRASFRAGFRAGFRDAFRAGFRAGFRAGFRDAFRI; via the exons ATGCGGCGTTTCGGGAAGGGGCTGCTCCCATTCCCCACAAAGATAAGGAtggagctgctcagggaaggaggaaacatTCCCGGCTCCGGAATTTCCATGGGATGGGCCCGGATTTATGGCCGGAGCCTCCGGAGCCGCTTCCTTCCCTCCGGGATGGGATTCCAGGCTGTTCCCAGCGGTGccagggcaggaaggaaggaaggaagggagggagggagggaggagatcCCGGTGGGATCCGTGGGCACCAGGAACACCCCCGGATTCGGGATATGGAGGTCTGGAAAAGTCGGCTCCGGGATAATTGTGTGGGAATCTTtgtccctctccttttcccagctttccctggtTTTATCCGTGGATCAATGGTCTGAGCCTGGTCTGGTGGGATGGGCTTGGATCCCTGAGGATTTGCAATTCCTGGAATTCTGGAGTGACCCCAAGCTTCCCAAAATCTTAGGGGTTTGGGGTCGCTCCCATCCCAACCTCATCCCGCGGTTCCGTGGCTGCGGATCCTCAGGGATCAAGGATTCCTACGGAATCCTCCCGTGGACCTGGAGGAGCCAAAGATGTTCCCGCTcctttttcccaaggaaaagagTCGGATCCGGCTGCTGGAGGATCAACCCCATCTTAATTCCCttaaaaccaaggaaaaattCCCGTTGTTTTCCCGCTGGCACTGAGGATTATCCGGCACTTCCCGGGAAAGGTTCACCAGTGTTATCCCGGTTTTCCAGTGGGAGAAAATCCACCATTGGAGAGGGGAAATGGGATTTTCCGAgttttccctgggatccagcaccaggcagggacATTCCCTATCCTTTGGGGCAGCATCCCGAATTTTTCCATCGGGATCTGGAaagccaggacacagggaacgCGTGGAATTCCCAAGTGGAAGAGGGGAAAtccaggtgggattttgggaaggaattcccagaggagctgtggctgcccgTGGATCCCTGGAATTATCCCTGGAATTATCCCTGGAATTATCCCTGGGATAACGGGAAGTGGCCCTGCCCACGGAACGGGACGGGATTTAAGgatccttccaacccaaaccattccatgtttccctgtttggggttttccctgtttttccagcaAAACATCCCGGAGAAAAACTCCGCGGATTTCCGGGAGCAGGTGGAGCTCTCCCGCCTTTCCCCCGCTCGGCTCCAGGACAATATTCCACAAATATTTGCTCGGGGAAACGAGGAGGTGCCGAAAGAGCCGGAAAATCTCCGGGAGGAGCAATCCAAGCGCACCTGGAATGGGGACTCAGCCCCGCCTGTCGCCATGGCGATAATCTCGGGGTGGTTTGGGATCGCTGGGAGCCTTTCCAGAGCGGGAATGGGAGAAATCCTGCTGGATGCTGGGCACATCCTGAGGTTTAGGGCCGGTTTTAGGGCCGGTTTTAGGGCTGGTTTTAG GGCCAGTTTTAGGGCCGGTTTTAGGGCTGGTTTTAGGGATGCTTTTAGGGCTGGTTTCAGGGCCGGTTTTAGGGCTGGTTTTAGGGATGCTTTTAGGATTTGA
- the LOC116435415 gene encoding uncharacterized protein LOC116435415 isoform X3 encodes MRRFGKGLLPFPTKIRMELLREGGNIPGSGISMGWARIYGRSLRSRFLPSGMGFQAVPSGARAGRKEGREGGREEIPVGSVGTRNTPGFGIWRSGKVGSGIIVWESLSLSFSQLSLVLSVDQWSEPGLVGWAWIPEDLQFLEFWSDPKLPKILGVWGRSHPNLIPRFRGCGSSGIKDSYGILPWTWRSQRCSRSFFPRKRVGSGCWRINPILIPLKPRKNSRCFPAGTEDYPALPGKGSPVLSRFSSGRKSTIGEGKWDFPSFPWDPAPGRDIPYPLGQHPEFFHRDLESQDTGNAWNSQVEEGKSRWDFGKEFPEELWLPVDPWNYPWNYPWNYPWDNGKWPCPRNGTGFKDPSNPNHSMFPCLGFSLFFQQNIPEKNSADFREQVELSRLSPARLQDNIPQIFARGNEEVPKEPENLREEQSKRTWNGDSAPPVAMAIISGWFGIAGSLSRAGMGEILLDAGHILRFRAGFRAGFRAGFRSGGVRASFRAGFRAGFRDAFRAGFRAGFRAGFRDAFRI; translated from the exons ATGCGGCGTTTCGGGAAGGGGCTGCTCCCATTCCCCACAAAGATAAGGAtggagctgctcagggaaggaggaaacatTCCCGGCTCCGGAATTTCCATGGGATGGGCCCGGATTTATGGCCGGAGCCTCCGGAGCCGCTTCCTTCCCTCCGGGATGGGATTCCAGGCTGTTCCCAGCGGTGccagggcaggaaggaaggaaggaagggagggagggagggaggagatcCCGGTGGGATCCGTGGGCACCAGGAACACCCCCGGATTCGGGATATGGAGGTCTGGAAAAGTCGGCTCCGGGATAATTGTGTGGGAATCTTtgtccctctccttttcccagctttccctggtTTTATCCGTGGATCAATGGTCTGAGCCTGGTCTGGTGGGATGGGCTTGGATCCCTGAGGATTTGCAATTCCTGGAATTCTGGAGTGACCCCAAGCTTCCCAAAATCTTAGGGGTTTGGGGTCGCTCCCATCCCAACCTCATCCCGCGGTTCCGTGGCTGCGGATCCTCAGGGATCAAGGATTCCTACGGAATCCTCCCGTGGACCTGGAGGAGCCAAAGATGTTCCCGCTcctttttcccaaggaaaagagTCGGATCCGGCTGCTGGAGGATCAACCCCATCTTAATTCCCttaaaaccaaggaaaaattCCCGTTGTTTTCCCGCTGGCACTGAGGATTATCCGGCACTTCCCGGGAAAGGTTCACCAGTGTTATCCCGGTTTTCCAGTGGGAGAAAATCCACCATTGGAGAGGGGAAATGGGATTTTCCGAgttttccctgggatccagcaccaggcagggacATTCCCTATCCTTTGGGGCAGCATCCCGAATTTTTCCATCGGGATCTGGAaagccaggacacagggaacgCGTGGAATTCCCAAGTGGAAGAGGGGAAAtccaggtgggattttgggaaggaattcccagaggagctgtggctgcccgTGGATCCCTGGAATTATCCCTGGAATTATCCCTGGAATTATCCCTGGGATAACGGGAAGTGGCCCTGCCCACGGAACGGGACGGGATTTAAGgatccttccaacccaaaccattccatgtttccctgtttggggttttccctgtttttccagcaAAACATCCCGGAGAAAAACTCCGCGGATTTCCGGGAGCAGGTGGAGCTCTCCCGCCTTTCCCCCGCTCGGCTCCAGGACAATATTCCACAAATATTTGCTCGGGGAAACGAGGAGGTGCCGAAAGAGCCGGAAAATCTCCGGGAGGAGCAATCCAAGCGCACCTGGAATGGGGACTCAGCCCCGCCTGTCGCCATGGCGATAATCTCGGGGTGGTTTGGGATCGCTGGGAGCCTTTCCAGAGCGGGAATGGGAGAAATCCTGCTGGATGCTGGGCACATCCTGAGGTTTAGGGCCGGTTTTAGGGCCGGTTTTAGGGCTGGTTTTAG GTCTGGGGGGGTTAGGGCCAGTTTTAGGGCCGGTTTTAGGGCTGGTTTTAGGGATGCTTTTAGGGCTGGTTTCAGGGCCGGTTTTAGGGCTGGTTTTAGGGATGCTTTTAGGATTTGA
- the LOC116435415 gene encoding uncharacterized protein LOC116435415 isoform X2, which yields MRRFGKGLLPFPTKIRMELLREGGNIPGSGISMGWARIYGRSLRSRFLPSGMGFQAVPSGARAGRKEGREGGREEIPVGSVGTRNTPGFGIWRSGKVGSGIIVWESLSLSFSQLSLVLSVDQWSEPGLVGWAWIPEDLQFLEFWSDPKLPKILGVWGRSHPNLIPRFRGCGSSGIKDSYGILPWTWRSQRCSRSFFPRKRVGSGCWRINPILIPLKPRKNSRCFPAGTEDYPALPGKGSPVLSRFSSGRKSTIGEGKWDFPSFPWDPAPGRDIPYPLGQHPEFFHRDLESQDTGNAWNSQVEEGKSRWDFGKEFPEELWLPVDPWNYPWNYPWNYPWDNGKWPCPRNGTGFKDPSNPNHSMFPCLGFSLFFQQNIPEKNSADFREQVELSRLSPARLQDNIPQIFARGNEEVPKEPENLREEQSKRTWNGDSAPPVAMAIISGWFGIAGSLSRAGMGEILLDAGHILRFRAGFRAGFRAVLGPVLGLVLGMLLGLVSGPVLGLVLGMLLGFEDPWCSWDLFQSRKWINPAGS from the exons ATGCGGCGTTTCGGGAAGGGGCTGCTCCCATTCCCCACAAAGATAAGGAtggagctgctcagggaaggaggaaacatTCCCGGCTCCGGAATTTCCATGGGATGGGCCCGGATTTATGGCCGGAGCCTCCGGAGCCGCTTCCTTCCCTCCGGGATGGGATTCCAGGCTGTTCCCAGCGGTGccagggcaggaaggaaggaaggaagggagggagggagggaggagatcCCGGTGGGATCCGTGGGCACCAGGAACACCCCCGGATTCGGGATATGGAGGTCTGGAAAAGTCGGCTCCGGGATAATTGTGTGGGAATCTTtgtccctctccttttcccagctttccctggtTTTATCCGTGGATCAATGGTCTGAGCCTGGTCTGGTGGGATGGGCTTGGATCCCTGAGGATTTGCAATTCCTGGAATTCTGGAGTGACCCCAAGCTTCCCAAAATCTTAGGGGTTTGGGGTCGCTCCCATCCCAACCTCATCCCGCGGTTCCGTGGCTGCGGATCCTCAGGGATCAAGGATTCCTACGGAATCCTCCCGTGGACCTGGAGGAGCCAAAGATGTTCCCGCTcctttttcccaaggaaaagagTCGGATCCGGCTGCTGGAGGATCAACCCCATCTTAATTCCCttaaaaccaaggaaaaattCCCGTTGTTTTCCCGCTGGCACTGAGGATTATCCGGCACTTCCCGGGAAAGGTTCACCAGTGTTATCCCGGTTTTCCAGTGGGAGAAAATCCACCATTGGAGAGGGGAAATGGGATTTTCCGAgttttccctgggatccagcaccaggcagggacATTCCCTATCCTTTGGGGCAGCATCCCGAATTTTTCCATCGGGATCTGGAaagccaggacacagggaacgCGTGGAATTCCCAAGTGGAAGAGGGGAAAtccaggtgggattttgggaaggaattcccagaggagctgtggctgcccgTGGATCCCTGGAATTATCCCTGGAATTATCCCTGGAATTATCCCTGGGATAACGGGAAGTGGCCCTGCCCACGGAACGGGACGGGATTTAAGgatccttccaacccaaaccattccatgtttccctgtttggggttttccctgtttttccagcaAAACATCCCGGAGAAAAACTCCGCGGATTTCCGGGAGCAGGTGGAGCTCTCCCGCCTTTCCCCCGCTCGGCTCCAGGACAATATTCCACAAATATTTGCTCGGGGAAACGAGGAGGTGCCGAAAGAGCCGGAAAATCTCCGGGAGGAGCAATCCAAGCGCACCTGGAATGGGGACTCAGCCCCGCCTGTCGCCATGGCGATAATCTCGGGGTGGTTTGGGATCGCTGGGAGCCTTTCCAGAGCGGGAATGGGAGAAATCCTGCTGGATGCTGGGCACATCCTGAGGTTTAGGGCCGGTTTTAGGGCCGGTTTTAGGGCTG TTTTAGGGCCGGTTTTAGGGCTGGTTTTAGGGATGCTTTTAGGGCTGGTTTCAGGGCCGGTTTTAGGGCTGGTTTTAGGGATGCTTTTAGGATTTGAGGACCCTTGGTGTTCCTGGGATCTTTTCCAAAGCAGGAAATGGATAAATCCTGCTGGATCCTGA
- the LOC116435415 gene encoding uncharacterized protein LOC116435415 isoform X1, translating to MRRFGKGLLPFPTKIRMELLREGGNIPGSGISMGWARIYGRSLRSRFLPSGMGFQAVPSGARAGRKEGREGGREEIPVGSVGTRNTPGFGIWRSGKVGSGIIVWESLSLSFSQLSLVLSVDQWSEPGLVGWAWIPEDLQFLEFWSDPKLPKILGVWGRSHPNLIPRFRGCGSSGIKDSYGILPWTWRSQRCSRSFFPRKRVGSGCWRINPILIPLKPRKNSRCFPAGTEDYPALPGKGSPVLSRFSSGRKSTIGEGKWDFPSFPWDPAPGRDIPYPLGQHPEFFHRDLESQDTGNAWNSQVEEGKSRWDFGKEFPEELWLPVDPWNYPWNYPWNYPWDNGKWPCPRNGTGFKDPSNPNHSMFPCLGFSLFFQQNIPEKNSADFREQVELSRLSPARLQDNIPQIFARGNEEVPKEPENLREEQSKRTWNGDSAPPVAMAIISGWFGIAGSLSRAGMGEILLDAGHILRFRAGFRAGFRAGLGGLGPVLGPVLGLVLGMLLGLVSGPVLGLVLGMLLGFEDPWCSWDLFQSRKWINPAGS from the exons ATGCGGCGTTTCGGGAAGGGGCTGCTCCCATTCCCCACAAAGATAAGGAtggagctgctcagggaaggaggaaacatTCCCGGCTCCGGAATTTCCATGGGATGGGCCCGGATTTATGGCCGGAGCCTCCGGAGCCGCTTCCTTCCCTCCGGGATGGGATTCCAGGCTGTTCCCAGCGGTGccagggcaggaaggaaggaaggaagggagggagggagggaggagatcCCGGTGGGATCCGTGGGCACCAGGAACACCCCCGGATTCGGGATATGGAGGTCTGGAAAAGTCGGCTCCGGGATAATTGTGTGGGAATCTTtgtccctctccttttcccagctttccctggtTTTATCCGTGGATCAATGGTCTGAGCCTGGTCTGGTGGGATGGGCTTGGATCCCTGAGGATTTGCAATTCCTGGAATTCTGGAGTGACCCCAAGCTTCCCAAAATCTTAGGGGTTTGGGGTCGCTCCCATCCCAACCTCATCCCGCGGTTCCGTGGCTGCGGATCCTCAGGGATCAAGGATTCCTACGGAATCCTCCCGTGGACCTGGAGGAGCCAAAGATGTTCCCGCTcctttttcccaaggaaaagagTCGGATCCGGCTGCTGGAGGATCAACCCCATCTTAATTCCCttaaaaccaaggaaaaattCCCGTTGTTTTCCCGCTGGCACTGAGGATTATCCGGCACTTCCCGGGAAAGGTTCACCAGTGTTATCCCGGTTTTCCAGTGGGAGAAAATCCACCATTGGAGAGGGGAAATGGGATTTTCCGAgttttccctgggatccagcaccaggcagggacATTCCCTATCCTTTGGGGCAGCATCCCGAATTTTTCCATCGGGATCTGGAaagccaggacacagggaacgCGTGGAATTCCCAAGTGGAAGAGGGGAAAtccaggtgggattttgggaaggaattcccagaggagctgtggctgcccgTGGATCCCTGGAATTATCCCTGGAATTATCCCTGGAATTATCCCTGGGATAACGGGAAGTGGCCCTGCCCACGGAACGGGACGGGATTTAAGgatccttccaacccaaaccattccatgtttccctgtttggggttttccctgtttttccagcaAAACATCCCGGAGAAAAACTCCGCGGATTTCCGGGAGCAGGTGGAGCTCTCCCGCCTTTCCCCCGCTCGGCTCCAGGACAATATTCCACAAATATTTGCTCGGGGAAACGAGGAGGTGCCGAAAGAGCCGGAAAATCTCCGGGAGGAGCAATCCAAGCGCACCTGGAATGGGGACTCAGCCCCGCCTGTCGCCATGGCGATAATCTCGGGGTGGTTTGGGATCGCTGGGAGCCTTTCCAGAGCGGGAATGGGAGAAATCCTGCTGGATGCTGGGCACATCCTGAGGTTTAGGGCCGGTTTTAGGGCCGGTTTTAGGGCTG GTCTGGGGGGGTTAGGGCCAGTTTTAGGGCCGGTTTTAGGGCTGGTTTTAGGGATGCTTTTAGGGCTGGTTTCAGGGCCGGTTTTAGGGCTGGTTTTAGGGATGCTTTTAGGATTTGAGGACCCTTGGTGTTCCTGGGATCTTTTCCAAAGCAGGAAATGGATAAATCCTGCTGGATCCTGA